From Synoicihabitans lomoniglobus, the proteins below share one genomic window:
- a CDS encoding DUF6429 family protein: protein MDHDKDKIDEDVLALLFLNAFREKKDWPWKTWKSHDWEVLDRLCEKGYISDPKSKAKSVVFTDEGLKMAKQLFEAKYVQRN from the coding sequence ATGGATCATGACAAAGACAAAATCGACGAAGATGTCCTCGCGCTGCTTTTCCTGAATGCATTCCGCGAGAAAAAGGATTGGCCTTGGAAAACGTGGAAATCGCACGACTGGGAGGTTCTCGATCGTTTGTGTGAAAAGGGCTATATCTCCGACCCCAAGAGCAAAGCGAAGTCCGTCGTGTTTACAGACGAGGGGCTGAAGATGGCGAAGCAGCTCTTTGAGGCGAAGTATGTGCAAAGAAACTGA
- a CDS encoding class I SAM-dependent methyltransferase translates to MHKEEITELFDQHASSYDQKWRSTAPLNAALHLLTRAVLAQLPAAARILCVGAGTGEEILSLAPVYPDWHFTAVEPSAAMLGVFKDKAAVAGVASRCVFHSGYLESLPPSAPFDAATAFLVSQFITERKQRIEFFQRMADRLVPDGVLVSADLAGDLGKPEDRSLLEVWFRVTNAEGPSPEGIKRMREAYSRDVAVLPSGDVQEIIRRGGFNTPVPFYQAGLIHAWYAKRSPT, encoded by the coding sequence ATGCATAAGGAAGAGATTACGGAATTATTCGATCAGCACGCGTCATCGTATGACCAGAAGTGGCGCAGCACGGCGCCGCTCAATGCGGCGCTCCATCTGCTGACCCGGGCGGTGCTCGCGCAACTCCCGGCGGCGGCCCGAATCCTGTGCGTGGGGGCGGGAACCGGAGAAGAGATTCTGTCTCTGGCCCCAGTGTATCCGGATTGGCACTTCACGGCCGTCGAGCCGTCGGCCGCGATGTTGGGGGTCTTCAAGGACAAGGCGGCGGTGGCGGGCGTCGCATCGCGATGTGTGTTCCACTCCGGTTATCTCGAGTCGTTGCCGCCGAGTGCGCCATTTGATGCGGCCACGGCTTTTTTGGTTTCGCAATTCATCACGGAACGGAAGCAGCGCATCGAATTTTTCCAACGGATGGCGGATCGTTTGGTCCCGGATGGCGTGCTTGTGAGTGCGGATCTGGCGGGAGACCTGGGTAAGCCCGAGGATCGTAGCCTGCTCGAGGTTTGGTTTCGGGTGACCAACGCCGAGGGGCCTTCACCGGAAGGGATCAAGCGCATGCGGGAAGCCTACTCGCGGGATGTCGCCGTGCTGCCGTCGGGTGATGTCCAGGAGATCATTCGTCGGGGCGGATTTAACACCCCGGTGCCGTTTTATCAGGCGGGATTGATTCACGCCTGGTATGCGAAACGATCACCGACCTGA
- a CDS encoding DUF2959 domain-containing protein yields the protein MKSLRVLLFALFVVGCLGGCSSVYYSALEKVGIPKREVLADRIEESQEAQEEAKEQFSSALEQLLALSASDGGDLKLHYDRLSTELDRSEARASAVRERIAAVRDVAEALFDEWERELEQYTSASLRQRSADQLHTTRRRYDRLVLLMQRASDRMEPVLGTLRDQVLFLKHNLNAQTIAGLDSTVSDLETEVGALIADMEKSIREADAFLADWTGGSN from the coding sequence ATGAAGTCCCTGCGTGTCCTGCTTTTCGCCTTGTTCGTCGTTGGTTGTTTGGGCGGTTGCTCGTCGGTTTACTACAGTGCTCTCGAAAAGGTGGGCATTCCCAAGCGCGAGGTGTTGGCTGATCGCATCGAGGAATCCCAGGAAGCGCAGGAGGAAGCGAAGGAACAGTTCAGCAGTGCGTTGGAGCAGCTCCTGGCCCTGAGCGCGAGTGATGGCGGTGACCTCAAGCTCCATTACGACCGGCTTTCCACCGAGCTCGACCGCAGCGAGGCCCGGGCCAGCGCCGTGCGGGAACGGATCGCCGCCGTGCGCGATGTGGCGGAGGCTTTGTTCGACGAATGGGAGCGTGAGCTCGAACAGTATACCAGTGCCAGTTTGCGGCAGCGCAGCGCCGACCAACTTCACACCACCCGTCGCCGTTACGATCGTCTGGTGTTGTTGATGCAGCGCGCCTCCGACCGGATGGAGCCCGTGCTCGGCACCCTGCGCGACCAGGTGCTTTTCCTGAAGCATAACCTGAACGCGCAAACCATCGCCGGTTTGGACAGCACGGTAAGCGACCTGGAAACGGAAGTGGGCGCACTCATCGCCGATATGGAGAAATCCATTCGCGAAGCTGATGCGTTCCTCGCCGATTGGACGGGCGGGTCGAACTGA
- a CDS encoding DUF3185 family protein: MNKITSIVILIIGIGLLVYGIEASDSVGSAVSEVVNDAPSNKSIVLVVAGLLATVAGGVGLIKRR; this comes from the coding sequence ATGAATAAAATCACCTCCATCGTTATCCTCATCATCGGCATCGGTCTGCTTGTTTACGGGATCGAAGCCTCGGACTCCGTGGGCTCGGCCGTTTCGGAAGTCGTGAACGACGCGCCTTCCAACAAGAGCATCGTTCTCGTCGTCGCGGGTCTTCTCGCGACCGTCGCCGGCGGCGTCGGCCTGATCAAGCGCCGCTAA
- a CDS encoding DUF883 family protein, producing MTTKADPKLKSTADELKALVRDAEALLAEGGDEANDKISELRGRLRTAVKDGRKTVDETVDRVKVAAKEQAEHADQYVRSHPYHAAGIAAGVGALVALLVSRRIA from the coding sequence ATGACTACCAAAGCTGATCCCAAATTGAAATCCACCGCCGACGAGCTCAAGGCCCTGGTGCGCGACGCGGAAGCGTTGCTCGCCGAAGGCGGTGACGAAGCCAACGACAAGATTTCCGAACTCCGTGGCCGCCTGCGCACTGCGGTCAAGGACGGCCGCAAGACCGTCGATGAGACCGTTGATCGCGTGAAGGTCGCCGCGAAGGAGCAAGCCGAGCATGCCGACCAGTATGTGCGCTCGCACCCTTACCACGCCGCGGGAATCGCCGCCGGTGTCGGTGCCTTGGTCGCGCTGTTGGTCTCGCGTCGGATCGCCTGA
- a CDS encoding phage holin family protein — protein MVSPQHDSESDTAAPSPDDDERLSSVRIAMRALDHRARLAALEFREARSELMRFSVLAIVAIGALQLAAMMGLAALMAATWDTEWRVWAPIMAAVGLAGGGVVTILVIRWRAGQWMPFGDVLGQVSRDAQSLHALFNPPPPKEDSDG, from the coding sequence ATGGTTTCACCGCAACACGATTCCGAGTCTGATACGGCGGCCCCGTCGCCTGATGACGACGAGCGTCTTTCCAGCGTCCGCATCGCCATGCGGGCGCTGGATCATCGTGCCCGGCTCGCGGCCCTGGAGTTCAGGGAAGCCCGCTCGGAGCTGATGCGTTTCAGCGTGTTGGCCATCGTGGCGATTGGCGCCTTGCAACTCGCCGCGATGATGGGTCTGGCTGCATTGATGGCCGCGACCTGGGACACCGAATGGCGGGTCTGGGCGCCGATCATGGCCGCAGTCGGATTGGCCGGCGGTGGCGTCGTCACCATTTTAGTCATACGTTGGCGCGCCGGGCAGTGGATGCCGTTCGGCGACGTGCTCGGGCAGGTTTCGCGTGATGCGCAAAGCTTGCATGCTCTGTTCAACCCCCCGCCTCCAAAGGAGGATTCCGATGGATAG
- a CDS encoding DUF1328 domain-containing protein, whose protein sequence is MLSWSLTFLIIALIAGVLGFTGIAGAAAGIAKVLFFVFLILLIVSALVGAAKGKNPPV, encoded by the coding sequence ATGTTAAGTTGGTCCCTCACCTTTCTCATCATCGCCCTCATCGCGGGCGTTCTTGGCTTCACCGGCATCGCCGGAGCGGCCGCCGGCATCGCCAAGGTGCTGTTCTTCGTCTTCCTCATTCTGTTGATCGTCTCGGCCCTGGTCGGAGCCGCCAAAGGCAAAAATCCACCGGTCTGA
- a CDS encoding hybrid sensor histidine kinase/response regulator — MSNTTPPLLSASGRDGVVLVVDDVERNLQVVGELLTQQRYEVLFATNGKTALERAEAAQPDLILLDIMMPGMSGIEVCQRLQLNPLTQSIPVIFVTATHDAETAVKGFTEGAVDYVTKPFHAAELLARVSTHVALKHARDRNRQVITEKNDLMAAVAHDLKNPLTSIQIAGNVLRDGLVGDPKLEMANVIVDSCNELLSLIEDRLSRNAREAAIAQLSLSPINLRNLLQSVAQQNRPIAHAKDITLDLDLPLDTELNIQGDYHATAQIFDNLVSNAIKFSPRGKTVSIECGAPGSPGCIRIKVVDHGPGCSEADRRDLFKPYHRLSAKPTGGESSTGLGLSIAHDLVLKMSGRISCEDTTGGGATFWVELPESAA, encoded by the coding sequence ATGAGCAATACGACTCCGCCCCTCTTGTCCGCCAGCGGTCGCGATGGTGTGGTCCTCGTAGTGGACGACGTCGAACGCAACCTGCAGGTCGTGGGTGAACTCCTCACGCAGCAGCGCTATGAAGTGCTCTTCGCCACCAACGGCAAAACCGCCTTGGAACGGGCCGAAGCCGCGCAACCTGATCTGATCCTGCTCGACATCATGATGCCCGGTATGAGCGGCATCGAGGTCTGCCAACGTCTCCAACTCAACCCGCTCACGCAGAGCATTCCGGTGATTTTTGTCACCGCGACCCACGACGCCGAGACCGCGGTCAAAGGCTTCACCGAGGGCGCGGTCGACTACGTGACCAAACCTTTTCACGCCGCCGAACTGTTGGCCCGCGTCTCCACCCACGTCGCCCTCAAACACGCGCGTGACCGCAACCGACAGGTCATCACGGAAAAGAATGACCTCATGGCCGCCGTGGCCCATGACCTTAAAAACCCCCTCACTTCCATCCAGATTGCCGGCAACGTTTTGCGCGATGGCTTGGTCGGCGACCCCAAGCTCGAGATGGCCAATGTCATCGTCGATTCATGCAATGAACTGCTGTCGTTGATTGAGGATCGCCTTAGCCGCAACGCCCGCGAGGCCGCGATCGCCCAGCTGAGCTTGAGTCCGATCAACCTACGCAACCTCCTGCAATCGGTCGCCCAACAGAACCGACCCATTGCCCACGCCAAGGACATTACCCTGGATCTGGATTTGCCCCTCGATACGGAATTGAACATCCAGGGCGACTACCACGCCACCGCCCAGATTTTCGACAATCTCGTTTCCAATGCCATCAAGTTCTCGCCCCGCGGCAAAACAGTGAGCATCGAGTGCGGCGCCCCCGGATCACCCGGCTGCATACGGATCAAGGTCGTCGATCACGGCCCCGGTTGCAGCGAGGCCGATCGGCGGGACTTATTTAAGCCCTATCATCGCCTGAGTGCCAAACCCACCGGAGGCGAAAGCAGCACCGGACTGGGCCTGAGCATTGCTCACGATCTGGTGCTTAAAATGTCCGGCCGTATCAGCTGTGAGGATACCACCGGCGGGGGCGCGACCTTCTGGGTCGAGCTGCCCGAGTCTGCGGCCTAG
- a CDS encoding ATP-binding protein, which yields MTALRRLTQSIATWHRGIVFAAGILLLVALAVGLYTSRSTAMRMQRVNHSHAVLAQIDRAVALLRNAESEQRGFLITSSEGYEKAAEQYAEELDEALEDLIILVAENPLQSRRARNLRDAIYERLTELRGTAQFMRRGSIRDLREMLGDESELRVMARIREIHSAMTAAEQTLLAQRSSEMKTELQVATLTVLSSGGLALILGGQAFFLLRRSLRSLEREAELLREKESAESADREKSEFLANMSHEIRTPMNAVLGFAELLSGAVTTPKQRHYVDAINSSGRAMLSLINDILDLSKIEAGKLELNYRPISVERLLDEIRQVFCPQAEARGLKIVITVDPSLPPSLLFDQTRLRQILFNIVGNALKFTEQGQITVHASCRLCTSDETKVTLFLTVADTGIGISPEHQTAIFEPFRQVDDGPARGHGGTGLGLSITKRLTTLLNGQVELESIEGQGTTFRFAFPQVAISAAAPAMESSDSSAENFDQLKPSVILVADDVTLNRDLVAGFLENSRHRVVHAANGEEALNQAHIHDPDLILLDIRMPVMDGREALSKLRQDPDLQDVPVVSVTASSMLDEEEELRAHFDGYIRKPFTSAHLFKEMSRLLPPDEQQAAAAPEPTPELTEPPPAPGPEWPALLAYLQALEEGRWRALSKSMGARETAAFAHDLINRGEAAACPAVMAYGQKLTEQVERFQVSAMESTLQHFPQLVSGLSEQMASAK from the coding sequence ATGACTGCGCTGCGGCGACTCACCCAATCTATCGCAACGTGGCATCGCGGAATCGTGTTTGCCGCCGGTATTCTATTGCTGGTGGCCCTGGCGGTCGGCCTCTACACCTCGAGGAGCACCGCCATGCGCATGCAACGAGTGAATCACTCCCATGCGGTTCTCGCCCAGATCGACCGCGCGGTGGCGTTGCTGCGTAACGCCGAGAGCGAACAACGCGGTTTCCTGATCACCAGCAGCGAGGGCTACGAAAAAGCCGCCGAACAGTATGCCGAGGAACTCGACGAGGCGTTGGAGGACTTGATTATCCTGGTGGCCGAAAACCCGCTGCAATCCAGACGAGCGCGCAATTTGCGGGACGCGATCTACGAGCGCCTCACGGAGTTGCGGGGCACCGCCCAGTTCATGCGACGGGGCTCCATCCGCGATCTGCGCGAGATGCTGGGCGACGAATCCGAACTGCGCGTGATGGCCCGCATCCGCGAGATTCATTCGGCCATGACCGCCGCGGAGCAAACGCTCCTGGCCCAGCGCAGCAGCGAGATGAAAACCGAGCTCCAGGTCGCGACCCTCACCGTGCTAAGCTCGGGCGGACTCGCCCTCATCCTCGGTGGCCAGGCCTTTTTTCTCCTCCGCCGCTCGCTGCGATCCCTGGAACGCGAGGCCGAACTGCTGCGAGAAAAGGAATCCGCCGAATCCGCCGACCGCGAAAAGAGCGAATTCCTCGCCAACATGAGCCACGAGATTCGCACGCCGATGAACGCCGTGCTCGGATTCGCCGAATTACTCTCCGGGGCGGTGACCACACCGAAGCAGCGCCACTACGTCGATGCGATCAACAGCAGCGGCCGCGCGATGCTTTCGCTCATCAACGACATTCTCGATCTGTCCAAAATCGAAGCCGGCAAACTGGAGCTGAACTACCGGCCGATCTCCGTCGAACGCCTGCTGGATGAAATCAGACAGGTGTTCTGTCCGCAGGCCGAAGCGCGCGGGCTGAAGATCGTCATCACGGTCGATCCGAGCCTGCCCCCTTCCCTGCTGTTCGACCAAACCCGCCTGCGTCAGATCCTGTTCAACATTGTCGGCAATGCCCTCAAGTTCACCGAACAAGGGCAGATCACCGTCCATGCATCGTGTCGCCTGTGCACCAGTGACGAGACCAAGGTCACGCTATTTCTCACCGTGGCCGACACCGGCATCGGCATCTCGCCAGAGCACCAGACCGCCATCTTCGAACCGTTTCGGCAGGTCGATGACGGGCCCGCCCGCGGCCACGGCGGCACCGGCCTGGGTCTGAGTATCACCAAGCGACTGACCACTCTCCTCAACGGTCAGGTGGAACTCGAGAGCATCGAAGGCCAGGGCACCACCTTCCGCTTTGCCTTTCCCCAAGTGGCCATCTCCGCCGCCGCTCCCGCCATGGAATCGAGTGATTCCAGCGCGGAGAATTTCGACCAACTCAAACCGAGCGTCATTCTGGTCGCCGACGATGTGACCTTGAACCGGGACCTCGTCGCCGGGTTCCTCGAAAACTCCCGCCACCGCGTGGTCCACGCCGCCAATGGCGAGGAAGCCCTGAACCAAGCCCATATCCACGATCCGGATCTCATTTTGCTCGATATTCGCATGCCGGTGATGGACGGACGGGAGGCCCTGTCAAAGCTACGCCAGGACCCCGACCTGCAGGACGTGCCGGTCGTCAGCGTCACCGCCTCGTCGATGTTGGACGAAGAAGAGGAACTGCGGGCCCACTTCGATGGCTACATTCGCAAGCCGTTCACCAGCGCCCACCTCTTCAAGGAAATGTCACGGCTGCTGCCGCCCGATGAGCAGCAGGCCGCAGCCGCGCCCGAACCCACCCCGGAGTTGACCGAACCGCCTCCCGCCCCGGGACCGGAATGGCCGGCCCTGCTCGCTTATTTGCAGGCGTTGGAAGAAGGCCGGTGGCGCGCCCTGAGTAAATCGATGGGTGCTCGCGAAACCGCCGCGTTTGCGCACGATCTCATTAACCGCGGAGAAGCGGCCGCCTGCCCCGCCGTGATGGCCTACGGCCAAAAACTCACCGAACAAGTCGAACGCTTCCAAGTTTCCGCCATGGAATCCACCCTCCAACACTTCCCCCAATTGGTTTCCGGTCTCAGCGAACAAATGGCCTCAGCAAAATGA
- a CDS encoding endonuclease/exonuclease/phosphatase family protein, whose product MLFRLHARFRHWRRRLSRSEWFVRWFNLEADTGSDHAPGLLMIQIDGLSRQELERALNHQRLPWLRRLLRKQGYRVHDFYSGLPASTPAVQGELHYGVRTAVPTFSFLDRRSGRIDMMMQPSAAKRIEADLAEQAEGLLKGGSSWSNVYTGGADQKESHFCGASIGIGDTLRSTQWRKLLLFALLHVGSILRLLALLPVELVLALVDAGRGIVARRQSWMREIIFVFARVLVCVGLRELITLGTKIDLARGLPIIHVNFLGYDEQSHRRGPSSLFAHWTLKGIDRAIGILHRSARRSRRRDYEVWIFSDHGQIRATPFGRVVDGGLEGVVGRHMPHATGSSSPQKSAAAPSWSSSHAPRWRDRAEGPDDKVTSAFGDEPFALAAMGPVGNIYLAEPLPPERIRHLATNLIADGVPGVLLRRDDGKVDWITSTGEFVLPDHTDQLPHAESRRATIAEDLTRLAHNEHAGDLIALGWDCDGTSYTFADENGSHAGCSPQETHPFLLLPGHVRLPTGPAPFRPADLRRLALTHLGRHDAVTASPPATSSAERLRVVSYNAHACLGLDGRCSPHRIARVLADCDADVIALQELDCGRARSREEDQLQVIADQLGFHATFCPAVSGPQGHYGHGLLTRFPIIESRYGELPGWGRLEPRAALMARLDWHGRPVTVVSTHLGLTRTERLQQVDTLLGDEWLGATAEDEPVLFCGDLNTSPGSIPYRRLASRLHDVQAHCPDHVSQATFPSFLPVRCLDHIFVSPHFNIEDVDVGQGELPRLSSDHLPLIATLALPTDSAAASAPAENTSPAMAQHA is encoded by the coding sequence ATGCTCTTTCGTCTCCACGCCCGCTTCCGCCATTGGCGGCGGCGCCTCAGCCGTTCCGAATGGTTTGTCCGCTGGTTCAATCTCGAAGCCGATACCGGCTCCGATCATGCGCCCGGTTTGTTGATGATTCAAATCGACGGCCTTTCCCGGCAGGAGCTGGAGCGCGCCCTCAATCACCAACGCCTGCCCTGGCTGCGTCGGCTGTTGCGCAAGCAAGGTTATCGCGTGCACGACTTCTATTCGGGTCTGCCCGCCAGCACCCCGGCGGTGCAGGGGGAATTGCACTACGGCGTGCGCACCGCCGTGCCCACGTTCAGTTTTCTGGATCGGCGCTCCGGTCGCATCGACATGATGATGCAGCCGAGTGCGGCCAAACGCATCGAAGCCGACCTCGCCGAGCAGGCCGAGGGGTTGCTCAAAGGCGGCAGTTCATGGTCCAACGTCTACACCGGCGGTGCCGACCAAAAGGAGAGTCACTTCTGCGGTGCCAGCATCGGCATCGGCGACACCTTGCGCAGCACGCAATGGCGGAAGCTGCTGCTGTTCGCCCTGCTGCACGTCGGATCGATCCTGCGTCTGCTGGCTTTGCTGCCGGTGGAGCTCGTGCTGGCGCTGGTCGACGCCGGGCGTGGCATCGTCGCTCGACGCCAGTCGTGGATGCGCGAAATCATCTTCGTTTTCGCCCGGGTGCTCGTCTGCGTCGGACTGCGGGAGTTGATCACCTTGGGCACCAAAATCGACCTCGCTCGCGGCCTGCCGATCATCCACGTCAACTTTCTCGGCTACGATGAACAGTCCCATCGCCGGGGCCCGTCCTCGTTGTTCGCCCACTGGACGCTCAAAGGCATCGACCGCGCCATTGGCATCCTGCACCGCTCCGCCCGTCGTTCGCGTCGGCGCGACTACGAGGTTTGGATCTTTTCCGATCACGGTCAGATTCGCGCCACCCCCTTCGGCCGCGTGGTCGACGGCGGGCTGGAAGGCGTGGTGGGTCGCCATATGCCCCACGCCACGGGCTCCTCCTCGCCCCAGAAATCCGCCGCCGCCCCGTCCTGGTCTTCCTCCCACGCCCCGCGCTGGCGTGATCGCGCCGAAGGTCCGGACGACAAGGTGACTTCCGCCTTCGGCGACGAACCCTTTGCTCTCGCCGCCATGGGACCGGTCGGAAACATCTACCTGGCCGAACCGCTGCCGCCCGAACGTATCCGCCATTTGGCGACCAATCTCATCGCCGACGGCGTGCCGGGCGTGCTGCTCCGACGAGACGACGGCAAGGTGGACTGGATCACCTCGACCGGCGAGTTCGTGCTGCCCGATCACACGGACCAGTTGCCCCACGCGGAATCCCGTCGCGCCACCATCGCGGAGGATCTCACCCGCCTCGCCCACAATGAGCACGCGGGCGACTTGATCGCGCTGGGCTGGGATTGTGACGGCACGTCCTACACCTTTGCCGACGAAAACGGGTCCCATGCCGGCTGCTCCCCCCAAGAAACCCATCCGTTTCTCCTGCTGCCCGGACATGTCCGACTCCCGACGGGGCCCGCGCCGTTCCGACCGGCGGACCTGCGGCGTCTCGCCCTGACTCATCTCGGCCGCCACGATGCCGTCACGGCATCACCTCCTGCGACTTCGTCCGCGGAACGTTTGCGGGTCGTCAGCTACAACGCCCACGCCTGTCTCGGTCTCGACGGTCGCTGTTCGCCCCATCGCATCGCCCGCGTGCTCGCTGATTGTGACGCCGATGTCATCGCATTGCAGGAACTCGATTGCGGTCGCGCCCGTTCCCGGGAAGAGGACCAACTCCAAGTCATCGCGGATCAATTGGGCTTTCACGCCACCTTCTGTCCGGCCGTCTCCGGTCCGCAGGGGCACTACGGCCACGGGCTGCTCACGCGCTTTCCCATCATCGAGTCACGTTACGGCGAGCTGCCTGGTTGGGGCCGCCTGGAGCCACGCGCGGCTTTGATGGCCCGACTTGATTGGCACGGCCGTCCCGTCACCGTCGTATCCACTCACCTGGGACTCACGCGCACCGAGCGCCTGCAACAGGTTGACACCCTGCTGGGGGACGAATGGCTCGGGGCCACGGCGGAGGACGAACCGGTTTTGTTTTGCGGCGATCTCAACACCAGCCCCGGCTCGATTCCCTACCGTCGGCTCGCCTCGCGGCTGCATGACGTGCAGGCGCACTGTCCCGATCACGTCAGCCAGGCGACCTTCCCGTCGTTTCTGCCGGTGCGGTGCCTCGACCACATCTTTGTCTCGCCCCACTTCAACATCGAGGACGTGGATGTCGGGCAGGGCGAACTCCCCCGCCTGAGTTCGGATCACCTGCCTTTGATCGCCACCCTCGCACTTCCGACCGACTCCGCGGCCGCTTCCGCCCCCGCAGAGAACACATCACCCGCCATGGCTCAGCACGCCTAG
- a CDS encoding glycosyltransferase codes for MKICFFTNTFLPHVGGVARSTQTFLEDYRRMRHRTLVVAPEFAEGSAPRRIERSVERVPALQNFNGSDFSVRLPLGAALSDRLGKFKADIIHAHHPFLLGDTALRVGAERGVPVVFTHHTLYEQYTHYVPLDSPALKNFVSDLSTRFANCCSGVIAPSESIAELITARGVERPIRVIPTGIDTKMFESGRRDRWRRHFNLRDDDVVIGHVGRLAPEKNLPFLADALARCLRRHENAHAMIVGDGPSRAEMDRIFGDARVLHRVHFLGQRTGRALHDAYAAMDGFAFASHSETQGMVLAEAMAASNPVIALDAPGVREVVRDNANGRLLHGDATPEACARALSQLVRNHDARQRWTAQARQDAAAFDRKVSARDALAFYEEMIAAHDHAPSDSFADRWARLVDRISIETQLVADKVGAAAGALSHSFLGAPSSAATS; via the coding sequence ATGAAAATCTGCTTCTTCACCAACACGTTTCTGCCTCACGTCGGCGGCGTCGCCCGCTCGACCCAGACGTTTCTCGAAGACTACCGCCGGATGCGTCACCGCACGCTCGTGGTCGCGCCGGAATTTGCCGAGGGCTCCGCCCCCCGTCGCATCGAGCGCTCGGTCGAGCGCGTGCCCGCCCTGCAGAATTTCAACGGCAGCGACTTCTCCGTGCGACTGCCGCTCGGCGCCGCCCTGAGCGATCGTTTGGGCAAATTCAAAGCCGACATCATCCACGCTCATCATCCCTTTTTACTCGGCGACACCGCGCTGCGGGTCGGTGCCGAACGGGGCGTGCCCGTCGTCTTCACCCATCACACCCTTTACGAACAATACACGCACTACGTCCCGCTCGATTCGCCGGCGCTGAAGAACTTCGTCTCCGATCTTTCCACCCGCTTCGCCAACTGCTGCAGCGGCGTGATCGCACCGAGTGAAAGCATCGCGGAGCTGATCACCGCGCGCGGCGTCGAACGGCCGATCCGCGTTATCCCGACCGGCATCGATACAAAAATGTTCGAGTCCGGTCGCCGCGATCGGTGGCGCCGTCACTTTAATCTCCGCGACGACGATGTCGTTATCGGCCATGTCGGACGACTCGCGCCGGAGAAAAATTTACCCTTCCTCGCCGACGCGCTCGCCCGTTGTCTGCGCCGCCATGAAAACGCCCATGCCATGATCGTGGGCGATGGCCCGTCCCGCGCGGAAATGGATCGCATCTTCGGCGATGCCCGCGTGCTGCACCGCGTGCATTTTCTCGGTCAACGCACCGGACGCGCCCTGCACGATGCCTACGCCGCCATGGACGGGTTTGCGTTTGCCTCGCACAGTGAGACGCAGGGCATGGTGCTCGCCGAAGCCATGGCCGCCTCCAACCCGGTGATCGCGCTGGACGCCCCCGGCGTGCGCGAGGTGGTGCGCGACAACGCCAACGGTCGCTTGCTCCACGGCGACGCCACGCCGGAAGCCTGCGCCCGCGCGTTGAGTCAACTCGTGCGCAATCACGACGCCCGCCAGCGCTGGACCGCCCAGGCCCGGCAGGACGCCGCCGCGTTCGACCGCAAGGTCAGTGCCCGCGACGCCCTCGCCTTCTATGAAGAAATGATCGCGGCGCATGATCACGCGCCATCCGACTCATTCGCCGATCGGTGGGCGCGGTTGGTCGACCGCATCAGCATCGAAACTCAACTCGTGGCCGACAAGGTCGGCGCCGCCGCCGGCGCCCTCAGCCACTCCTTTCTCGGCGCGCCGTCCTCCGCCGCGACCAGCTAA
- a CDS encoding DedA family protein, with the protein MTDWIHELIDTASYSGVAVLMLLENIIVPIPAETVMLLAGFVASRGDLSFIGVVAAGTAGSVVGNLPLYLWGRHIGRRRVRSWFNRHSAWLLLEPEQLDRGFDWIAKRRGALAIAMARPLPGVCTLISLPAGAAGMSAGRFLAGSFVGAAIWNTLLATFGFQLGENYRHAERYLGYTLIASASLLVGGIVWHLLHRWRRLHRKPSPISALS; encoded by the coding sequence ATGACCGACTGGATTCACGAGCTCATCGACACGGCTTCCTATTCGGGGGTCGCCGTCCTGATGTTGCTGGAAAACATCATCGTGCCGATCCCGGCCGAAACCGTGATGTTGTTGGCCGGCTTCGTCGCTTCGCGCGGTGATCTGTCCTTCATCGGAGTGGTGGCGGCCGGGACCGCCGGGTCGGTCGTCGGCAACCTGCCCCTCTACCTGTGGGGTCGGCACATTGGGCGCCGCCGGGTGCGTTCCTGGTTCAATCGCCACAGCGCGTGGTTGCTGCTCGAACCCGAACAACTCGACCGTGGTTTCGACTGGATTGCCAAGCGCCGGGGCGCGCTGGCCATCGCCATGGCGCGTCCGCTACCCGGCGTCTGCACATTGATTTCCCTGCCCGCCGGCGCCGCCGGCATGAGTGCCGGTCGTTTCCTCGCCGGTTCATTCGTGGGCGCCGCGATCTGGAACACCTTGCTCGCGACCTTCGGTTTCCAACTCGGGGAAAACTACCGCCACGCCGAGCGCTACTTGGGCTACACGCTCATCGCCTCCGCGTCACTGCTGGTCGGCGGCATCGTCTGGCACCTGCTCCACCGCTGGCGCCGCCTCCACCGCAAGCCCTCTCCTATTTCCGCGCTATCATGA